One genomic segment of Arcobacter porcinus includes these proteins:
- the obgE gene encoding GTPase ObgE, giving the protein MFIDSAKFSVSSGKGGQGCASFRREKFIVQGGPDGGDGGKGGDVYFLVDNNTDTLSFYKGKRVFKADKGQPGMGRKKTGKSAEALVLIVPPGTQVIDDDTQEVLYDLLEVGEKVLLLEGGKGGLGNVHFKNSRNQAPTYFQPGLPGVTKNIRLELKLIADVGLVGYPNVGKSTLISVTSNASPEIANYEFTTLTPKLGVVSVGDYSSFVMADIPGIIDDASEGKGLGLEFLKHIERTKTLLFVIDVANYRTMIDQYTVLKAELQKFSEDLSKRDFAIVLSKIDGYYGENLEEDIKQFLKSINLESSSKNEFKFDETLPYYVQDLVYNKFDHTKPYFVLPISSLTKINIKSLTYALYDMQGKEDA; this is encoded by the coding sequence GCATCTTTTAGAAGAGAAAAATTCATTGTTCAAGGTGGACCTGATGGTGGAGATGGTGGAAAAGGTGGAGATGTATATTTTTTAGTAGATAACAATACAGATACTCTATCTTTTTATAAAGGTAAAAGAGTTTTTAAAGCTGATAAAGGTCAACCTGGGATGGGAAGAAAGAAAACAGGTAAGAGTGCTGAAGCTTTAGTATTAATTGTACCTCCAGGAACACAAGTAATTGATGATGATACACAAGAAGTGCTATATGATTTATTAGAAGTTGGAGAGAAAGTTCTTTTGCTTGAAGGTGGAAAAGGTGGATTAGGAAATGTTCACTTTAAGAATTCAAGAAATCAAGCACCAACATATTTTCAACCAGGACTTCCAGGAGTTACAAAAAATATAAGATTAGAACTTAAATTAATTGCAGATGTTGGACTTGTTGGTTATCCAAATGTTGGAAAATCAACTTTAATATCTGTAACATCAAATGCAAGTCCTGAAATCGCAAATTATGAGTTTACAACGCTTACTCCAAAACTTGGAGTTGTAAGTGTTGGAGATTATAGTTCATTTGTTATGGCTGATATTCCTGGAATAATTGATGATGCAAGTGAAGGAAAAGGTTTAGGATTAGAATTTTTAAAACATATTGAAAGAACAAAAACACTTCTATTTGTTATTGATGTTGCAAATTATAGAACAATGATTGATCAATACACTGTTTTAAAAGCTGAATTACAAAAATTTTCAGAAGATTTAAGTAAAAGAGATTTTGCAATAGTTTTAAGTAAAATTGATGGATATTATGGAGAAAACTTAGAAGAAGATATAAAACAATTTTTAAAATCTATCAATCTTGAAAGCTCATCTAAAAATGAGTTTAAATTCGATGAAACTTTGCCATATTATGTTCAAGATTTAGTTTATAATAAATTTGATCATACAAAACCATATTTTGTATTACCAATCTCATCTTTAACAAAAATAAATATTAAATCATTGACTTATGCTTTATATGATATGCAAGGAAAAGAAGATGCATAA